A genomic window from Qipengyuania oceanensis includes:
- the nuoF gene encoding NADH-quinone oxidoreductase subunit NuoF: MLADKDRIFTNVYGFQDWGLKAAQARGDWDDTKALIQRGQDSIIEEVKASGLRGRGGAGFPTGLKWSFMPKESKDGRPSFLVINADESEPGSCKDREIIRHDPHKLIEGALVAGFAMRARAAYIYIRGEYIREAETLQAAIDEAYDAGLIGKNASGSGYDYDVFMHRGAGAYICGEETAMIESLEGKKGQPRLKPPFPAGAGLYGCPTTVNNVESIAVVPTILRRGASWFASFGRENNKGTKLFQISGHVNKPCVVEEALSIPFSELIEKHCGGIRGGKDNLLAVIPGGSSVPLVPAEQIWDAPMDFDGLKELGSGLGTAGVIVMDKSTDIVRAISRLSYFYKHESCGQCTPCREGTGWMWRMMERLRTGDAAIEEIDMLQQVTKQVEGHTICALGDAAAWPIQGLIRHFRPELERRIHEHNAKFAEAAE; this comes from the coding sequence ATGCTCGCTGACAAGGACCGCATCTTCACCAATGTCTACGGCTTCCAGGACTGGGGGCTGAAGGCGGCGCAGGCGCGCGGCGATTGGGACGATACAAAGGCGCTGATCCAGCGCGGGCAGGATTCGATCATCGAGGAAGTAAAGGCCTCGGGCCTGCGCGGCCGTGGTGGCGCAGGCTTTCCGACCGGCCTAAAATGGTCGTTCATGCCGAAGGAATCGAAGGACGGGCGCCCGAGCTTCCTCGTCATCAACGCCGACGAATCCGAACCCGGTTCGTGCAAGGACCGCGAGATCATTCGCCACGATCCGCACAAGCTGATCGAAGGCGCGCTGGTCGCCGGCTTCGCGATGCGGGCGAGGGCGGCCTACATCTACATTCGCGGCGAATACATCCGCGAGGCGGAGACGCTGCAGGCCGCGATCGACGAAGCATACGATGCCGGGCTGATCGGCAAGAACGCTAGCGGGTCGGGCTACGACTACGACGTGTTCATGCACCGCGGCGCGGGCGCCTACATATGCGGCGAAGAGACCGCGATGATCGAGAGCCTGGAAGGCAAGAAGGGCCAGCCGCGCCTCAAGCCGCCATTCCCGGCAGGGGCAGGCCTCTATGGCTGCCCGACCACGGTGAACAACGTTGAGTCGATCGCCGTCGTCCCGACAATCCTGCGGCGCGGCGCGAGCTGGTTTGCAAGCTTCGGCCGCGAAAACAACAAGGGCACCAAGCTCTTCCAGATCAGCGGCCATGTGAACAAGCCCTGCGTGGTCGAGGAAGCGCTTTCGATCCCGTTCAGCGAACTGATCGAGAAGCATTGCGGCGGTATTCGCGGCGGCAAGGACAATCTGCTGGCCGTGATCCCTGGCGGCTCGTCGGTCCCGCTGGTTCCGGCAGAGCAGATCTGGGACGCGCCGATGGATTTCGACGGGCTCAAGGAACTGGGCTCAGGCCTCGGCACGGCAGGCGTCATCGTGATGGACAAGTCGACCGACATCGTCCGGGCGATCAGCCGCCTCAGCTACTTCTACAAGCACGAGAGCTGCGGCCAGTGCACCCCCTGCCGCGAAGGCACGGGCTGGATGTGGCGCATGATGGAACGCCTGCGCACCGGCGACGCCGCGATCGAGGAAATCGACATGCTGCAGCAGGTGACCAAGCAGGTCGAAGGCCACACCATCTGCGCTCTAGGCGACGCGGCGGCCTGGCCGATCCAGGGCCTGATCCGGCATTTCCGCCCCGAGCTCGAGCGTCGCATTCACGAGCACAACGCCAAGTTTGCGGAGGCTGCGGAATGA
- a CDS encoding NADH-quinone oxidoreductase subunit C, translating to MATVLHSAPKYASNAGVRDALGSAIGASLLDSREEHGEILLTVKREAIEPVLRTLRDEHGYQQLMEIAGVDYPGRPERFEVVYMLLSLTKNHRVMVKVTASESTPVPTVTGLWPNAGWLEREVFDLYGVLFDGNTDLRRILTDYGFEGHPFRKDFPLTGYTELRYSEEEKRVVYEPVELAQDLRQFDFMSPWEGADYVLPGDEKADTPPVDEPKTTESPAQTGAGAKTDAKAEEKVSAGAPAEEDSNVESEAPDPTEDRPDRKEREGKTTDTKAATEVDEDADAAGDGAEDKA from the coding sequence ATGGCCACTGTCCTCCATTCCGCTCCGAAATACGCCTCCAACGCAGGCGTGCGCGACGCGCTCGGCTCCGCGATCGGCGCGAGCCTGCTGGACTCGCGCGAGGAGCACGGCGAAATCCTGCTCACCGTGAAGCGCGAGGCCATCGAGCCGGTGCTGCGCACGCTGCGCGACGAGCATGGCTACCAGCAGCTGATGGAAATTGCCGGGGTCGATTATCCCGGTCGCCCCGAGCGGTTTGAAGTCGTCTACATGCTCCTGAGCCTGACGAAGAACCACCGCGTGATGGTGAAGGTGACGGCGAGCGAAAGTACGCCGGTGCCGACGGTCACCGGGCTGTGGCCCAATGCGGGCTGGCTCGAGCGCGAGGTTTTCGATCTCTACGGCGTGCTGTTCGACGGCAACACCGACTTGCGCCGCATCCTGACCGACTACGGTTTCGAAGGGCATCCCTTCCGCAAGGACTTCCCGCTCACGGGCTATACCGAGTTGCGCTATTCCGAAGAGGAAAAGCGCGTGGTGTATGAGCCGGTCGAACTCGCGCAGGACCTACGCCAGTTCGACTTCATGAGCCCGTGGGAAGGGGCCGACTACGTCCTGCCCGGCGACGAAAAGGCGGATACGCCTCCGGTCGACGAGCCCAAGACGACCGAGAGCCCGGCGCAGACCGGTGCCGGCGCGAAAACCGACGCGAAAGCGGAAGAGAAGGTCAGTGCCGGTGCTCCGGCGGAAGAGGATTCCAACGTCGAGAGCGAAGCGCCCGATCCGACAGAGGATCGGCCTGACCGCAAGGAACGCGAAGGCAAGACCACCGACACCAAGGCTGCGACCGAGGTCGACGAGGACGCGGACGCAGCGGGCGATGGCGCGGAGGACAAGGCATGA
- the ndhC gene encoding NADH-quinone oxidoreductase subunit A, which produces MVDLLEYLPILIFLGVAVALSALFVFLPMGVARLTGTHEPTAEKYSEYECGFPAFEDPRSQFDVRFYLVAILFIIFDLEAAFLFPWAVSLDLTGWPGWITMMVFLGELAIGLAYAWKVGALEWE; this is translated from the coding sequence TTGGTCGATCTTCTTGAATACCTGCCGATCCTGATATTCCTCGGCGTCGCCGTGGCTCTTTCCGCGCTCTTCGTGTTCCTGCCGATGGGTGTCGCACGCCTGACCGGAACGCACGAGCCGACGGCCGAGAAGTACAGCGAATACGAATGCGGATTTCCCGCCTTCGAGGATCCGCGCAGCCAGTTCGACGTGCGCTTCTATCTCGTCGCGATCCTGTTCATCATTTTCGACCTCGAGGCAGCGTTTCTCTTCCCTTGGGCAGTCAGTCTCGACCTGACGGGCTGGCCGGGCTGGATCACGATGATGGTGTTCCTCGGTGAACTGGCGATCGGCCTCGCTTATGCGTGGAAGGTCGGCGCGCTGGAGTGGGAGTGA
- the nuoE gene encoding NADH-quinone oxidoreductase subunit NuoE yields MADRSPAPDTPELRERWGNFAFTEAYKAKADKAIARYPEGRQRSAVMPLLDLAQRQVGEETNTQGWLPLPVIEYVADYLDMPVIRVLEVATFYFMYNMVPVGKYHVQVCGTTPCMLRGSDELFETCKARGMKKGHVSDDGLWTLTEVECMGNCATAPMVQINDDNYEDLTPERLDKILDELAAGEQPKTGTQIEGKRTSEPEGGPTTLKEMVTENHDYRSEWA; encoded by the coding sequence ATGGCTGACCGTTCCCCCGCACCCGACACTCCCGAGCTGCGCGAGCGCTGGGGCAATTTCGCATTCACCGAGGCCTACAAGGCCAAGGCGGACAAGGCGATTGCGCGCTATCCCGAAGGGCGCCAGCGTTCTGCGGTGATGCCACTGCTCGACCTTGCCCAGCGCCAGGTCGGCGAGGAAACGAACACGCAGGGCTGGCTGCCGCTGCCGGTGATCGAATACGTCGCCGACTATCTCGACATGCCGGTCATCCGCGTGCTCGAGGTTGCGACTTTCTACTTCATGTACAACATGGTGCCGGTGGGTAAGTACCACGTGCAGGTCTGCGGCACGACGCCCTGCATGCTGCGCGGTTCCGACGAATTGTTCGAAACCTGCAAGGCGCGCGGTATGAAGAAGGGCCATGTCTCCGACGACGGTTTGTGGACGCTGACCGAGGTCGAGTGCATGGGCAATTGCGCCACCGCACCGATGGTCCAGATCAACGACGACAACTACGAAGACCTCACGCCCGAGCGCCTCGACAAAATTCTCGACGAACTGGCCGCCGGCGAGCAACCGAAGACCGGCACGCAGATCGAGGGCAAGCGCACCAGCGAGCCCGAAGGCGGTCCGACGACGCTCAAGGAAATGGTCACCGAAAACCACGATTACCGGAGTGAATGGGCATGA
- a CDS encoding NuoB/complex I 20 kDa subunit family protein, which yields MTQQMTTTPHGRDALVQPTAQPGETRQPDAEYFNALQTEVNDKGFLVTSTEDLFQWARTGSLWWMTFGLACCAVEMIHVNMPRYDMERFGVAPRASPRQSDVMIVAGTLCNKMAPALRKVYDQMSNPKYVISMGSCANGGGYYHYSYSVVRGCDRIVPVDIYVPGCPPTAEALLYGVMQLQRKIRRVGTVER from the coding sequence ATGACCCAGCAGATGACGACCACACCGCACGGGCGCGATGCGCTGGTGCAGCCGACGGCCCAGCCGGGCGAGACGCGGCAGCCGGACGCCGAATATTTCAACGCGCTCCAGACCGAGGTCAACGACAAGGGTTTCCTCGTCACCTCGACCGAAGACCTGTTCCAGTGGGCCCGCACCGGCTCGCTCTGGTGGATGACCTTCGGTCTCGCCTGCTGCGCGGTCGAGATGATTCACGTCAACATGCCGCGCTACGACATGGAGCGGTTCGGGGTCGCCCCGCGCGCCAGCCCGCGCCAGTCCGACGTGATGATCGTCGCCGGGACGCTGTGCAACAAGATGGCACCCGCGCTGCGTAAGGTCTATGACCAGATGTCGAACCCCAAGTACGTCATCTCGATGGGCAGCTGCGCCAATGGTGGCGGCTATTACCATTACAGCTACAGCGTCGTGCGCGGCTGCGATCGCATCGTCCCGGTCGATATCTACGTGCCAGGCTGCCCGCCGACTGCCGAAGCGTTGCTCTATGGCGTGATGCAGTTGCAGCGCAAGATTCGCCGCGTCGGCACGGTCGAACGGTAA
- a CDS encoding coniferyl aldehyde dehydrogenase — MADDQKSEMERVLKLQRDAHTANRPEPMDLRKDRINRAMKLLKDNGEALSKAMADDFGSRSMRQSMITDIASTIGFGKYCLKNLDKWARPDKRHVQFPLGLLGAKAEVRYEPKGVIGILSPWNFPVNLAFGPLMQVLAAGNRAMIKPSEFTERTSELMKELVEGYFTQDEVAVFTGGPEVAHAFSSLPFDHLVFTGSTATGRKVMEAAAANLVPVTLELGGKSPVFLGRSADYEKAGERIALGKMMNAGQICLAPDYLYVPEEREDSAIAAVELGVRNMYPSLLDNDDYASVVTDRHFDRLQGLVADAREKGAEVIEINPGNEDFSNTNARKMPLTVLRNVTDDMQAMQEEIFGPVLPVKTYKNIDEAIDYVNKRDRPLGLYVFGEDKDEREHVLTKTISGGVTVNDVVFHVSMEDLPFGGVGPSGMGSYHGIEGFREFSHGRSVYTQPKIDVAGLAGFKPPYGEKTDKAVRGMLK; from the coding sequence CTGCGCAAGGACCGCATCAATCGCGCGATGAAGCTGCTCAAGGACAATGGCGAGGCGCTGTCCAAGGCCATGGCCGACGATTTCGGCAGCCGCTCCATGCGCCAGTCGATGATCACCGACATCGCCTCGACGATCGGCTTCGGCAAATATTGTCTCAAGAACCTGGACAAGTGGGCCAGGCCCGACAAGCGCCACGTCCAGTTCCCGCTGGGCCTGCTCGGCGCGAAGGCCGAAGTCCGCTACGAGCCCAAGGGCGTGATCGGCATCCTCAGCCCATGGAACTTCCCGGTCAACCTCGCCTTCGGGCCGCTCATGCAGGTGCTCGCCGCGGGCAACCGCGCGATGATCAAGCCGAGCGAGTTTACCGAGCGCACCAGCGAGCTGATGAAGGAACTGGTGGAAGGATATTTCACCCAGGACGAGGTCGCGGTGTTCACCGGCGGACCCGAAGTCGCGCACGCTTTCTCCTCCTTGCCGTTCGATCACCTGGTCTTCACCGGATCGACCGCGACGGGCCGCAAGGTGATGGAGGCGGCTGCAGCCAACCTCGTTCCGGTGACACTGGAATTGGGTGGCAAGTCTCCGGTGTTCCTCGGTCGCAGCGCCGATTACGAGAAGGCGGGCGAACGCATCGCGCTGGGCAAGATGATGAACGCGGGGCAGATCTGCCTCGCTCCGGACTATCTCTATGTCCCGGAAGAGCGCGAGGACAGCGCGATCGCGGCGGTCGAGCTGGGCGTGCGCAACATGTATCCCAGCCTGCTCGACAACGACGATTACGCCTCGGTCGTGACGGATCGCCATTTTGACCGGCTTCAGGGCCTGGTCGCCGACGCGCGCGAGAAAGGCGCCGAAGTGATCGAGATCAATCCGGGGAACGAGGATTTCTCCAACACCAATGCCCGCAAGATGCCGCTGACGGTGCTGCGCAACGTCACCGACGACATGCAGGCGATGCAGGAAGAAATCTTCGGCCCCGTCCTGCCGGTCAAGACCTACAAGAACATCGACGAGGCGATCGATTACGTGAACAAGCGCGATCGTCCGCTGGGCCTCTATGTCTTCGGCGAGGACAAAGACGAGCGCGAGCATGTCCTGACCAAGACGATTTCCGGCGGGGTGACGGTCAACGACGTGGTGTTCCATGTCTCGATGGAGGACCTGCCGTTCGGCGGAGTCGGTCCGTCGGGGATGGGCAGCTACCACGGTATCGAGGGGTTCCGCGAGTTCAGCCACGGTCGCAGCGTCTACACCCAGCCTAAGATCGACGTCGCCGGTCTGGCAGGCTTCAAGCCGCCCTATGGCGAGAAGACCGACAAGGCGGTGCGCGGAATGCTGAAGTAA
- a CDS encoding NADH-quinone oxidoreductase subunit D, with protein sequence MNGLVAEQSPTTGDEVISNYTINFGPQHPAAHGVLRMVMELDGEIIERIDPHIGLLHRGTEKLIENKTYLQALPYFDRLDYCSPLCMEHSYVLAIEKLLNVEVPIRAQYLRVLFAELTRISNHMLNIGAHVMDVGAMTPNLWVFELREDCMNFFERISGARMHSAWFRPGGVHQDVPLKVLTDIGDWIDGRLPELFGDAMSLVTDNRIFKQRNVDIAVVGKDDAIAWGFSGPMIRAAGIPWDLRKSQPYDVYDRMEFDIPVGTNSDCYDRFMVRVQEVYQSARIIKQCLAEMPEGPIASDDRKVSPPKRGEMKQSMEALIHHFKLYTEGFHVPAGEVYVATESPKGEFGVYLVSDGSNKPYRCKIRPTAFSHLQAMDFMSKGHMLPDATAILGAIDVVFGECDR encoded by the coding sequence ATGAACGGTCTCGTAGCCGAACAGTCGCCGACCACCGGCGACGAGGTCATTTCCAACTACACGATCAATTTCGGGCCCCAGCACCCTGCTGCGCACGGCGTGCTCCGCATGGTCATGGAGCTCGACGGCGAGATTATCGAACGCATCGATCCGCACATCGGTCTGCTCCACCGCGGCACCGAGAAACTGATCGAGAACAAGACCTACCTGCAGGCGCTTCCGTACTTCGACCGGCTCGATTACTGCAGCCCGCTCTGCATGGAGCACAGCTACGTCCTCGCGATCGAGAAGCTGCTCAACGTCGAAGTACCGATCCGCGCGCAGTACCTGCGCGTGCTGTTCGCCGAATTGACCCGCATTTCCAATCACATGCTCAACATCGGCGCGCATGTGATGGATGTCGGTGCGATGACGCCCAACCTGTGGGTGTTCGAACTGCGCGAAGACTGCATGAATTTCTTCGAGCGGATTTCGGGTGCGCGGATGCATTCGGCCTGGTTCCGTCCGGGCGGGGTCCACCAGGATGTGCCGCTCAAGGTGCTGACCGACATCGGAGACTGGATCGATGGCCGCCTGCCGGAACTGTTCGGCGATGCGATGAGCCTTGTCACCGACAACCGCATCTTCAAGCAGCGCAACGTCGATATCGCTGTGGTGGGCAAGGACGACGCGATCGCCTGGGGCTTCTCGGGTCCGATGATCCGCGCTGCCGGCATTCCCTGGGATCTGCGCAAGTCGCAGCCCTACGACGTTTACGACCGGATGGAATTCGACATTCCCGTCGGCACGAACTCGGACTGCTACGACCGTTTCATGGTCCGCGTGCAGGAAGTCTACCAGTCGGCGCGCATCATCAAGCAGTGTCTCGCCGAAATGCCGGAAGGCCCGATCGCGAGCGACGACCGCAAGGTTTCCCCGCCCAAGCGCGGCGAGATGAAGCAGTCGATGGAAGCGCTGATCCACCACTTCAAGCTCTACACCGAGGGCTTCCACGTGCCTGCGGGCGAAGTCTATGTCGCCACCGAAAGCCCCAAGGGCGAATTCGGCGTCTACCTCGTCAGCGACGGCTCGAACAAGCCGTACCGCTGCAAGATCCGCCCGACCGCCTTCAGCCACCTGCAGGCGATGGACTTCATGAGCAAGGGCCACATGCTGCCCGACGCAACCGCCATTCTCGGCGCGATCGACGTGGTGTTCGGGGAGTGTGACCGGTGA